Proteins encoded within one genomic window of Bacillus kexueae:
- a CDS encoding ATP-binding protein has product MKPLKLYMKIGIFISILLLVTVSILGYSFMRMMSTTFESQTGERALHVATTLANMPSIRAAFTEENPSALLQPIAEEVRKTTGAEFVVIGNREGIRYAHPIEDRIGKKMVGGDNDRALLHGESYISKAVGSLGPSLRGKAPIKNEEGDIIGIVSVGFLLEDIDAIVHQYRVKIIFLVVTVLMIGGIGSIYIAKGVKRAIFGLEPHEIARLFVEKNGILQSVREGILAIDEKGAITMVNQQAYDLLPLDPSVDYVGKSIREVLPQSRMIDVLDSKESQFDEQVSYEGHELIVNRVPIFEEGEMMGVVSSFRRKNEIDLLTKQLSHVHRYAEALRAQTHEFANKLNTISGLIQLGSYTEAIEYIHKETDGAQTIVKRVMKAIPDPIIAAIVIGKFNRAQELKIDFHIDKESQLQDSLDEMDREKLVTILGNLLDNAFEAVLASGNANKKVKLFMTDLGHDFIFEIEDNGRGISEEEFPRLFERGFSTKQGEDRGVGLYLVQEAVTHLGGVITVGNGKFGGAIFTVIIPKRGRDE; this is encoded by the coding sequence ATGAAACCGCTGAAGCTTTATATGAAAATAGGCATATTCATATCCATCTTACTACTTGTGACTGTATCCATTCTTGGGTATTCATTTATGCGCATGATGTCTACTACGTTTGAAAGTCAGACGGGTGAACGGGCTCTACATGTGGCGACGACTCTTGCGAATATGCCATCCATCCGTGCTGCTTTTACAGAAGAGAATCCGAGTGCTTTGTTGCAGCCAATTGCGGAGGAAGTTCGGAAAACGACAGGGGCAGAATTTGTCGTAATCGGGAATCGTGAAGGCATTCGTTATGCGCACCCAATAGAAGATCGGATTGGGAAAAAGATGGTCGGCGGCGATAATGACCGTGCGCTTCTTCACGGAGAGTCTTATATCTCAAAGGCAGTCGGCTCACTTGGTCCTTCCTTGAGAGGGAAAGCGCCCATTAAAAATGAAGAGGGAGACATCATCGGCATTGTGTCAGTCGGCTTTTTACTCGAAGACATTGATGCCATCGTTCATCAGTATCGAGTGAAAATCATTTTTCTCGTTGTGACCGTTCTAATGATTGGAGGGATTGGGTCCATCTATATCGCCAAAGGGGTAAAAAGAGCGATTTTTGGTTTAGAGCCTCATGAAATTGCCCGACTGTTCGTCGAAAAGAATGGAATTTTACAATCGGTTAGAGAAGGGATACTTGCTATTGATGAGAAAGGGGCTATTACGATGGTCAATCAACAAGCCTACGATCTACTTCCGCTCGATCCATCGGTGGATTATGTTGGAAAATCGATTCGAGAAGTCCTTCCACAATCACGGATGATAGACGTATTGGATTCGAAGGAGAGTCAATTTGACGAACAAGTATCTTATGAAGGTCATGAGCTTATTGTAAACCGAGTGCCCATTTTTGAAGAAGGCGAAATGATGGGCGTTGTGTCGAGTTTTCGCCGGAAAAATGAGATTGATTTGTTGACGAAACAATTATCTCACGTTCATCGTTACGCCGAAGCGTTGCGCGCTCAAACGCATGAATTTGCGAATAAATTAAATACGATTTCAGGCTTGATTCAGCTTGGCTCTTATACAGAAGCGATTGAATATATACATAAAGAAACCGATGGGGCTCAGACAATTGTTAAACGTGTCATGAAGGCCATACCCGATCCAATCATCGCGGCTATTGTCATTGGAAAGTTTAACCGAGCACAAGAGCTGAAAATTGATTTTCATATCGACAAAGAAAGTCAGTTGCAAGATTCGCTTGACGAGATGGATCGGGAAAAGCTTGTCACCATTTTAGGGAATTTGCTTGATAACGCTTTTGAAGCGGTATTGGCATCGGGAAATGCTAACAAGAAAGTTAAGTTGTTTATGACCGATCTCGGTCATGATTTTATTTTTGAAATTGAAGATAACGGTAGGGGAATTAGCGAGGAGGAATTTCCCCGGCTGTTTGAGAGAGGATTTAGTACGAAGCAAGGAGAAGACCGTGGGGTTGGGCTATATTTAGTTCAAGAAGCGGTGACGCATTTAGGAGGGGTGATCACCGTGGGAAATGGGAAGTTTGGAGGAGCAATTTTTACAGTAATTATTCCAAAGAGGGGGCGGGATGAATGA
- a CDS encoding response regulator, whose amino-acid sequence MNEIQVLIVEDDWKNSEINRRFTEKVEGFSVCGVATTVEEAKELIDILKPNLVLLDVYLPDGDGINLLWYLRTYKQDIDVIMITAAKEVDRVEEAIRGGVFDFLIKPIMLNRLKQSLRKYREYKGKLKAVKEVTQGQVDRLLHRLPEHEEVHSLIPKGIDPLTLKKVKSELANYQNGITADEFGQSIGISRTTARRYLEYLVSTGEVHADLSYGKVGRPERTYIAYHIMESKG is encoded by the coding sequence ATGAACGAGATACAAGTGCTTATCGTTGAGGATGATTGGAAGAATTCGGAGATTAATCGTCGGTTCACAGAAAAAGTGGAGGGGTTTTCTGTCTGTGGAGTGGCAACGACCGTTGAAGAGGCGAAAGAACTGATTGACATTTTAAAACCCAATTTAGTTCTTCTAGATGTGTATTTACCGGATGGGGATGGAATCAACTTGTTGTGGTACTTGCGAACATATAAGCAGGATATCGATGTCATCATGATTACAGCTGCAAAAGAGGTAGACCGTGTGGAAGAAGCAATTCGCGGTGGGGTGTTTGACTTTTTAATTAAACCGATTATGTTAAATCGACTGAAGCAATCATTACGAAAGTATCGGGAATATAAAGGTAAACTTAAGGCTGTAAAAGAGGTGACACAAGGGCAAGTCGATCGCTTACTCCATCGTCTTCCTGAGCATGAAGAGGTTCATTCTCTCATCCCGAAAGGAATTGATCCGCTCACGTTAAAAAAGGTAAAATCCGAGCTAGCAAATTATCAAAATGGCATTACGGCTGATGAGTTCGGGCAATCGATCGGTATAAGTAGGACGACCGCTCGTAGATATTTAGAGTATTTAGTATCGACAGGAGAGGTGCATGCGGACCTCTCCTATGGAAAAGTGGGTCGACCTGAACGGACCTACATTGCTTATCACATTATGGAATCGAAAGGTTAA
- a CDS encoding DUF4387 domain-containing protein: MRTETVLKDLASVIRSKNAGPYEITFDIIMDDDASFQRVQSSNRLTTDTICQLFNVEVQDIVGLVFFKQARAVKITMKRTVPSGSPGERDTYGAQQHVPLLNLSIP, from the coding sequence ATGAGAACTGAAACGGTGTTAAAGGATTTAGCTAGCGTGATTCGAAGTAAAAATGCTGGACCTTATGAAATTACGTTTGACATTATTATGGATGATGACGCCTCCTTTCAACGTGTTCAATCTTCCAATCGACTGACTACGGACACGATTTGTCAGCTATTCAATGTGGAAGTTCAAGACATTGTCGGACTCGTTTTTTTCAAACAAGCACGCGCTGTGAAAATTACTATGAAGCGCACCGTGCCTTCAGGATCACCTGGAGAAAGAGATACTTACGGAGCACAACAGCACGTTCCACTACTTAACCTTTCGATTCCATAA